Genomic DNA from Danio rerio strain Tuebingen ecotype United States chromosome 22, GRCz12tu, whole genome shotgun sequence:
GTGTAGTTTATAAGCTCCAGAGTGTTCGTTTGTGATGTCtctgatggtcagagatccagtcatCTTGTCCAGCAGCAGTTTGTCTCTGAATCTCTCGTCGGCTTCAGTAAATGTGGTCTCTGAGGTTTCTCCATTCATTTGAGCTAGGAGGTTGTTTTCATCTCCAAACATCCACAGGATCAGACCATCCCTTTGTAATTCAGCATTAACATTCAAAGTGGTGTTGTTTCCCTTCTTCCCTAATATCATACTCgcttagaagaagaaaaaaaaaggttgaaatTAGATCAAGTCACAATGTAAAAAAACTAAAGGTTGACTAAAAGACTGGAGgtaatacagtttttctcaattgctaaAGCATTAAACCCTATTGTCTGAACTAAATTCTAAGTTGCCCGAATCCACTAATTGAATCAATAACTATTTTGGCAAAACCACTCTTCACCTGtttagaaacatttccattgtaaTGCACCAGTGCTGCATATTGGTGAGCACAGGTGACAAAAGTCAAACACaattaaagcacaggtgtcaccACTTGAGTACAACTCAAAACTGATCACACTTGTGGCTAATGATGTGAGGGAACATATAGTAAGCTAGTTCAAAGAGCACTGGTTTGTGGGGCTCTACAATGGACAGAAATCTAAGAGGAAGGGTTTGTGTGAGAGGAGGTCGAAGTGGTCAGCAAAGACAAAGAACATTGATATCTGATGAAATCAGAGGTACTGTGATTGACCATGTTCTTGTCCATGATATGAGAATGAGGGAGGCTGGACATAGAGTACAACCAAACATCAGTAGTGTCCACCGTAATCTGAAGATTTAGAGAATGTAAATGTTGACAGCAATTATGACATGCTATAGAACTGGTAAGTCCCGCCCATCCATAAAACCCCACAGGACCTCTAGATTGAAGATCCATCAATGCAAGTGAATGtgagaaaataattgaaaaactgTTGAAATTGACGATTTTTCAATCTAGAGGTCCAGTGGGTTTTTACGGATGGGCAAGACTTACCAGTACTATATACTGCACCACATTATACGGTAAGTAAATGTTTCATTACATCACTGTACCAATGTACTGTAGTATTGAATTGTAAGGTTGGTACAACTGTTTGTAGGCCTAGTATTCCATGTATATTTTTGTAACTCCGTGTTCTCtttttgtaaaatttaaataCTGTCTCTTGGTGGTGGGAGATGGTATGTCCATTTTTAATGCATATGCTGAGTGCATCCAGAGATGAAGTCAGAACATGGAGGAGTTTGAGCTAAATCACAGACTCACCTTTGACAATAACGATGAACCGTGTGTCCGATGACCCTTTGCCGCTGTTGATCTTTAGTGTATAAAATCCACTGTGTTCAGGTCTGGTGTTcttgatggtcagagatccagtcttATCATCCAAAGTCAGTCTGTCTTGGAATCTTCCATCAGTTGTATCATTTGGAAAGATCTCCTTGTTCCCTTTCTTGATTTCAGGTATAAAAGTGTTTTCTTCGTACAGCCACTGTATctgatcttttttatttatttcactattAACCTTTAGCATGACAGCATCTCCCTCTGTCACTGACACTTTGATGACTTTTTGTTGCAAAAGTGCAGAAGAAAGAAATTAGATCGTCAATCACTTTGCTAAGATAATAAACAAATGCAAGTTAATTATTAAGGTGATGAAGCCCATTCGAAAACAGTTAGAATtacaaaataactttaaatgtACATAATAATATGTCATGAAATATTTAAGAGCTTTCTCAGTGAAAATAATGCCAAACAAAGCCAGAAGGGAACATTTATTCTACACTAAACACCATCACAGAAATACTCACAGTTTACCAGCACTTTGAAGTTCTTGCTTGTGGTTGCCCTGCTGCTGTTGCTGATCTGTAGTTTGTACAGTCCTGTGTGATATTTTTTTATGTCTgcgatggtcagagatccagtcatCTTGTCGAGGGTcagtctgtttttaaatctcgCATCAGGACTGTCGAGCGTCATTCTGGTCATTCCAATAATTCTAGTCTTTCGCATTTGAGCAATAAGACTGTCTTCATCTCCAAACATCCACAGGATCAAATCGCCTTTCTGTATTTCAGTGTCAGTGTCTAAAGTGACAGGATTTCCCTCTGTCACTGACATTACATCCTCTTCATTTGTGACAGAAGCACACAGAAACAGAGAAATACAGAGAATGAACgttaaatatacacaaatatacactcaTCACTTTGCCTATGAACTGAGCTGTCAACAATATGTCAGAAGTAATCACTTttgttgtcacatcatcagcTTTTTTATGGCATTTGATTGGCTGGTTGCTGCTAATGTCCCACCTTCATGTGTCCACACTCATTAACTCCGGATCAAAATCTGAGTTAACAGTGATGGTTGATAATCGGGGTCAGGTTATAAACAAAGTCTGATTGCACTAGTGTGGTTCTGTTTAGTAAACTTAGTAATCATATCCTGAGTTTGTTTAGTTCCCATCATTGAACAGGCACCTTATCTTTACTTCTGAGTTTTAATCACTGACTTTCATTTAAAGACTTGAGATACTCACGTATGAGAGTAAGAATGAAGGTTTGGTATGAGGTCCCAGTGCTGCTGATGATCTTCAGTTTATAGACTCCAACATGTTCGCTTGCTGTGTTTCTTATTGTTACTGATCCAGTCATAGAGTCCAGCatcagtctgtctctgaatctcccATCAGCACCATCACCTGTGGAGATCTCTCTGGTATTTCCATTGACTCCAGCAATAAGAGTCTCTTGCGGTCCAAACATCCACAGTATCTGATCGTCTCTCTGAATTACAGCATCAGGCTGTAGAGTGACAGATTCTCCCTCCTTCACAGACACGATCTTCGCATCATCTGTCACagcagcacataaacacagtgaAATGTTGATAATATTAATTCATCTTATGAATTTTATGAGTATTTGATAAAATATAGTTGAACTTAAATTAATAACCAATGATGCTACATGAACTGACTTGTTAGTAGAGATGCAGACACTTTCATTCTCCTGCTTTACTGATTTCATCTGAAAACCAAACATGCAGTGTTGTTAATGTCAAGGAAAACTCTGGCTTGCAGTATGTtactgcaataataataatgtattctaGCGTAACAAAAACTCAAGGAATCACAAGGTCAAACAAGAAAACATGCAAAAACTATAAGCACAATGAACAGCCAAAGCAGTAAAACAAACCAAATACAACAAAGAAAACTAGGCATGCACCAAAATTTAAGGTCACAAACCCAAAGTTGAATCCACTTTGCCCAAAAACACTTTGTAataagtaattattttaataaacaatataaaggaATATTGTAAGAATTTATTTATGTCCTGTCAGTGTGTCATTTGAGCAGGTTTTGCTTTTCCAGTCAGCATGTAATCCTCATGCATTGATAAGTATGTGTAAAAAAATGGAATTTCCCTAGACTGTTATATGAGCTATTTTAAACGTTGACCGCCAAGTATGTGCTAGTTAACAGTGCAGTCTGATGTTCTAGTGGTTGTTGCAAAAACAAACCACCATTGCACGGCTCAcatcctaaaaataaataaacctcatATCGCAACACT
This window encodes:
- the si:ch73-27e22.2 gene encoding uncharacterized protein si:ch73-27e22.2 isoform X3, encoding MKVSASLLTNDAKIVSVKEGESVTLQPDAVIQRDDQILWMFGPQETLIAGVNGNTREISTGDGADGRFRDRLMLDSMTGSVTIRNTASEHVGVYKLKIISSTGTSYQTFILTLIQDVMSVTEGNPVTLDTDTEIQKGDLILWMFGDEDSLIAQMRKTRIIGMTRMTLDSPDARFKNRLTLDKMTGSLTIADIKKYHTGLYKLQISNSSRATTSKNFKVLVNFIKVSVTEGDAVMLKVNSEINKKDQIQWLYEENTFIPEIKKGNKEIFPNDTTDGRFQDRLTLDDKTGSLTIKNTRPEHSGFYTLKINSGKGSSDTRFIVIVKASMILGKKGNNTTLNVNAELQRDGLILWMFGDENNLLAQMNGETSETTFTEADERFRDKLLLDKMTGSLTIRDITNEHSGAYKLHIISSKKSIYSSFRVFVFGHSVSNTVSVNAGESLILIINFNIKLGEKLQWTFDEDVILASGMNGDVRETSYGDDKRYKGRLELHHQSASLTVKNTRSSDSGEYQLLICNKRGQNYCFKVNVTISGG
- the si:ch73-27e22.2 gene encoding pregnancy-specific glycoprotein 22 isoform X2 — its product is MKVSASLLTNDAKIVSVKEGESVTLQPDAVIQRDDQILWMFGPQETLIAGVNGNTREISTGDGADGRFRDRLMLDSMTGSVTIRNTASEHVGVYKLKIISSTGTSYQTFILTLIQDVMSVTEGNPVTLDTDTEIQKGDLILWMFGDEDSLIAQMRKTRIIGMTRMTLDSPDARFKNRLTLDKMTGSLTIADIKKYHTGLYKLQISNSSRATTSKNFKVLVNFIKVSVTEGDAVMLKVNSEINKKDQIQWLYEENTFIPEIKKGNKEIFPNDTTDGRFQDRLTLDDKTGSLTIKNTRPEHSGFYTLKINSGKGSSDTRFIVIVKASMILGKKGNNTTLNVNAELQRDGLILWMFGDENNLLAQMNGETSETTFTEADERFRDKLLLDKMTGSLTIRDITNEHSGAYKLHIISSKKSIYSSFRVFVFGHSVSNTVSVNAGESLILIINFNIKLGEKLQWTFDEDVILASGMNGDVRETSYGDDKRYKGRLELHHQSASLTVKNTRSSDSGEYQLLICNKRGQNYCFKVNVTISAEDPDCRNNQQRCSSSSSRDQHYQRSWRSF
- the si:ch73-27e22.2 gene encoding uncharacterized protein si:ch73-27e22.2 isoform X1; amino-acid sequence: MKIVLQIILFLLPACGVFSTERNVSMSVIGGQSVTLYPNTTDIMEINRLIWRFLKNGNLLIAKISGNGITYPPNGTEIFRGRLKLDNQTGSLTIINIKTSDAGLYKAEINSNNLNFIFFFEVTVNGLSPGAAAGISVVVLLLVFVGAATFVYYYFQKLPNIRHDAKIVSVKEGESVTLQPDAVIQRDDQILWMFGPQETLIAGVNGNTREISTGDGADGRFRDRLMLDSMTGSVTIRNTASEHVGVYKLKIISSTGTSYQTFILTLIQDVMSVTEGNPVTLDTDTEIQKGDLILWMFGDEDSLIAQMRKTRIIGMTRMTLDSPDARFKNRLTLDKMTGSLTIADIKKYHTGLYKLQISNSSRATTSKNFKVLVNFIKVSVTEGDAVMLKVNSEINKKDQIQWLYEENTFIPEIKKGNKEIFPNDTTDGRFQDRLTLDDKTGSLTIKNTRPEHSGFYTLKINSGKGSSDTRFIVIVKASMILGKKGNNTTLNVNAELQRDGLILWMFGDENNLLAQMNGETSETTFTEADERFRDKLLLDKMTGSLTIRDITNEHSGAYKLHIISSKKSIYSSFRVFVFGHSVSNTVSVNAGESLILIINFNIKLGEKLQWTFDEDVILASGMNGDVRETSYGDDKRYKGRLELHHQSASLTVKNTRSSDSGEYQLLICNKRGQNYCFKVNVTISGG